The stretch of DNA TCAGTACCAGCAGGGAGAGCGCCTGCGCCGGATCGGTGAGGAAGCCCTGCGGGGATATCCCGATCTTGTGCAGCAGGGAATTGGCCGCGCCGAACTCCGGGTCGAGGATGAAGGAGAAGAGCACGCCCTGCGCCGCCGCCGAGATGACGAACGGCACGAAGATCAGCGTGCGGTAGAGCCCCACCAGGCGGATACGCCGGTTGAGCGCGACGGCGAGCACCAGACCCAGCGCCATGCTGAGCGGCACATAGAGCACCGTGTAGATCAGGGTGTTGCGGACCGCCTGGCTGAAGTGCGGGTCCTTCACCAGTGCGTGGTAGTTGTCGAGGCCGACCCAGCGGCTGGGTGTGACCAGGTCGTCGGCCTGGAAGGAGAGCAGCAGGGACCAGATGACCGGGAGGACACTGAGCCCCACGATGACCAGGACGGCCGGTGAGATGAAGCCCCAGGCGGTCGCGGTCTCGCGGCGGCGCTTGCGGCGCAGCTCGGGGGCGGGCCTGTCACGGTCGGAGAGAGTGAGTGGGGAGGGCAGACGAGGCATGGAGTTTCTCCTCAACGCGGGATGAGCAGAGCGGCGTTGGCCTCGTCGACACACTTGCGGAGCGCGGAGGCGGGGGTGGACC from Streptomyces tsukubensis encodes:
- a CDS encoding carbohydrate ABC transporter permease; its protein translation is MPRLPSPLTLSDRDRPAPELRRKRRRETATAWGFISPAVLVIVGLSVLPVIWSLLLSFQADDLVTPSRWVGLDNYHALVKDPHFSQAVRNTLIYTVLYVPLSMALGLVLAVALNRRIRLVGLYRTLIFVPFVISAAAQGVLFSFILDPEFGAANSLLHKIGISPQGFLTDPAQALSLLVLISLWSGTGFCVVIYLAALQDVPESLIEAARLDGAGRWAIMRHVTLPTLTPISTFLVLWQIIQSLQVFDLVYVTTKGGPLGSTTVIVYFIWEQAFKNFTAGYGAAAAYALALVLIAFGAITRLLQSRQNRRIEGATR